A genomic window from Equus caballus isolate H_3958 breed thoroughbred chromosome 5, TB-T2T, whole genome shotgun sequence includes:
- the CHTOP gene encoding chromatin target of PRMT1 protein isoform X1, whose protein sequence is MAAQSAPKVVLKSTTKMSLNERFTNMLKNKQPMPVNIRASMQQQQQLASARNRRLAQQMENRPSVQAALKLKQTLYASPDSGCGRICPSCGWASGGRCHATKSLKQRLGKSNIQARLGRPIGALARGAIGGRGLPIIQRGLPRGGLRGGRATRTLLRGGMSLRGQNLLRGGRAVAPRMGLRRGGVRGRGGPGRGGLGRGAMGRGGIGGRGRGMIGRGRGGFGGRGRGRGRGRGALARPVLTKEQLDNQLDAYMSKTKGHLDAELDAYMAQTDPETND, encoded by the exons ATGGCTGCACAGTCAGCGCCGAAAGTTGTGCTAAAAAGCACCACCAAGATGTCTCTAAATGAGCG CTTTACTAATATGCTGAAGAACAAACAGCCGATGCCAGTGAATATTCGAGCTTCGATGCAGCAACAACAGCAGCTAGCCAGTGCCAGAAACAGAAGACTGGCCCAGCAGATGGAGAATAGACCCTCTGTCCAGGCAGCATTAAAACTTAAGCAG ACTTTATATGCAAGTCCGGACAGTGGCTGTGGAAGGATATGTCCAAGCTGTGGCTGGGCGTCTGGAGGGCGGTGCCATGCAACT AAGAGCTTAAAGCAGCGCCTGGGTAAGAGTAACATCCAGGCACGGTTAGGCCGACCCATAGGGGCCCTGGCCAGGGGAGCAATCGGAGGACGAGGCCTGCCCATAATCCAGAGAGGCTTGCCCAGAGGAGGACTACGTGGGGGACGTGCCACAAGAACCCTACTTAGGGGCGGGATGTCGCTCCGAG GTCAAAACCTGCTCCGAGGTGGACGAGCCGTAGCTCCCCGAATGGGCTTAAGAAGAGGTGGTGTTCGAGGTCGTGGAGGTCCTGGGAGAGGGGGCCTAGGGCGTGGAGCTATGGGTCGTGGCGGAATCGGTGGTAGAG GTCGGGGTATGATAGGTCGGGGAAGAGGGGGCtttggaggcagaggcagaggccgTGGACGAGGGAGAGGTGCCCTTGCTCGCCCCGTACTGACCAAGGAGCAGCTGGACAACCAGTTGGATGCATACATGTCGAAAACGAAAGGACACCTGGATGCTGAGTTGGATGCCTACATGGCACAGACAGATCCTGAAACCAATGATTGA
- the CHTOP gene encoding chromatin target of PRMT1 protein isoform X4 encodes MAAQSAPKVVLKSTTKMSLNERFTNMLKNKQPMPVNIRASMQQQQQLASARNRRLAQQMENRPSVQAALKLKQSLKQRLGKSNIQARLGRPIGALARGAIGGRGLPIIQRGLPRGGLRGGRATRTLLRGGMSLRGQNLLRGGRAVAPRMGLRRGGVRGRGGPGRGGLGRGAMGRGGIGGRGRGMIGRGRGGFGGRGRGRGRGRGALARPVLTKEQLDNQLDAYMSKTKGHLDAELDAYMAQTDPETND; translated from the exons ATGGCTGCACAGTCAGCGCCGAAAGTTGTGCTAAAAAGCACCACCAAGATGTCTCTAAATGAGCG CTTTACTAATATGCTGAAGAACAAACAGCCGATGCCAGTGAATATTCGAGCTTCGATGCAGCAACAACAGCAGCTAGCCAGTGCCAGAAACAGAAGACTGGCCCAGCAGATGGAGAATAGACCCTCTGTCCAGGCAGCATTAAAACTTAAGCAG AGCTTAAAGCAGCGCCTGGGTAAGAGTAACATCCAGGCACGGTTAGGCCGACCCATAGGGGCCCTGGCCAGGGGAGCAATCGGAGGACGAGGCCTGCCCATAATCCAGAGAGGCTTGCCCAGAGGAGGACTACGTGGGGGACGTGCCACAAGAACCCTACTTAGGGGCGGGATGTCGCTCCGAG GTCAAAACCTGCTCCGAGGTGGACGAGCCGTAGCTCCCCGAATGGGCTTAAGAAGAGGTGGTGTTCGAGGTCGTGGAGGTCCTGGGAGAGGGGGCCTAGGGCGTGGAGCTATGGGTCGTGGCGGAATCGGTGGTAGAG GTCGGGGTATGATAGGTCGGGGAAGAGGGGGCtttggaggcagaggcagaggccgTGGACGAGGGAGAGGTGCCCTTGCTCGCCCCGTACTGACCAAGGAGCAGCTGGACAACCAGTTGGATGCATACATGTCGAAAACGAAAGGACACCTGGATGCTGAGTTGGATGCCTACATGGCACAGACAGATCCTGAAACCAATGATTGA
- the CHTOP gene encoding chromatin target of PRMT1 protein isoform X3: protein MAAQSAPKVVLKSTTKMSLNERFTNMLKNKQPMPVNIRASMQQQQQLASARNRRLAQQMENRPSVQAALKLKQKSLKQRLGKSNIQARLGRPIGALARGAIGGRGLPIIQRGLPRGGLRGGRATRTLLRGGMSLRGQNLLRGGRAVAPRMGLRRGGVRGRGGPGRGGLGRGAMGRGGIGGRGRGMIGRGRGGFGGRGRGRGRGRGALARPVLTKEQLDNQLDAYMSKTKGHLDAELDAYMAQTDPETND from the exons ATGGCTGCACAGTCAGCGCCGAAAGTTGTGCTAAAAAGCACCACCAAGATGTCTCTAAATGAGCG CTTTACTAATATGCTGAAGAACAAACAGCCGATGCCAGTGAATATTCGAGCTTCGATGCAGCAACAACAGCAGCTAGCCAGTGCCAGAAACAGAAGACTGGCCCAGCAGATGGAGAATAGACCCTCTGTCCAGGCAGCATTAAAACTTAAGCAG AAGAGCTTAAAGCAGCGCCTGGGTAAGAGTAACATCCAGGCACGGTTAGGCCGACCCATAGGGGCCCTGGCCAGGGGAGCAATCGGAGGACGAGGCCTGCCCATAATCCAGAGAGGCTTGCCCAGAGGAGGACTACGTGGGGGACGTGCCACAAGAACCCTACTTAGGGGCGGGATGTCGCTCCGAG GTCAAAACCTGCTCCGAGGTGGACGAGCCGTAGCTCCCCGAATGGGCTTAAGAAGAGGTGGTGTTCGAGGTCGTGGAGGTCCTGGGAGAGGGGGCCTAGGGCGTGGAGCTATGGGTCGTGGCGGAATCGGTGGTAGAG GTCGGGGTATGATAGGTCGGGGAAGAGGGGGCtttggaggcagaggcagaggccgTGGACGAGGGAGAGGTGCCCTTGCTCGCCCCGTACTGACCAAGGAGCAGCTGGACAACCAGTTGGATGCATACATGTCGAAAACGAAAGGACACCTGGATGCTGAGTTGGATGCCTACATGGCACAGACAGATCCTGAAACCAATGATTGA
- the CHTOP gene encoding chromatin target of PRMT1 protein isoform X5, whose protein sequence is MAAQSAPKVVLKSTTKMSLNERFTNMLKNKQPMPVNIRASMQQQQQLASARNRRLAQQMENRPSVQAALKLKQTLYASPDSGCGRICPSCGWASGGRCHATKSLKQRLGKSNIQARLGRPIGALARGAIGGRGLPIIQRGLPRGGLRGGRATRTLLRGGMSLRGRGMIGRGRGGFGGRGRGRGRGRGALARPVLTKEQLDNQLDAYMSKTKGHLDAELDAYMAQTDPETND, encoded by the exons ATGGCTGCACAGTCAGCGCCGAAAGTTGTGCTAAAAAGCACCACCAAGATGTCTCTAAATGAGCG CTTTACTAATATGCTGAAGAACAAACAGCCGATGCCAGTGAATATTCGAGCTTCGATGCAGCAACAACAGCAGCTAGCCAGTGCCAGAAACAGAAGACTGGCCCAGCAGATGGAGAATAGACCCTCTGTCCAGGCAGCATTAAAACTTAAGCAG ACTTTATATGCAAGTCCGGACAGTGGCTGTGGAAGGATATGTCCAAGCTGTGGCTGGGCGTCTGGAGGGCGGTGCCATGCAACT AAGAGCTTAAAGCAGCGCCTGGGTAAGAGTAACATCCAGGCACGGTTAGGCCGACCCATAGGGGCCCTGGCCAGGGGAGCAATCGGAGGACGAGGCCTGCCCATAATCCAGAGAGGCTTGCCCAGAGGAGGACTACGTGGGGGACGTGCCACAAGAACCCTACTTAGGGGCGGGATGTCGCTCCGAG GTCGGGGTATGATAGGTCGGGGAAGAGGGGGCtttggaggcagaggcagaggccgTGGACGAGGGAGAGGTGCCCTTGCTCGCCCCGTACTGACCAAGGAGCAGCTGGACAACCAGTTGGATGCATACATGTCGAAAACGAAAGGACACCTGGATGCTGAGTTGGATGCCTACATGGCACAGACAGATCCTGAAACCAATGATTGA
- the CHTOP gene encoding chromatin target of PRMT1 protein isoform X2, whose protein sequence is MAAQSAPKVVLKSTTKMSLNERFTNMLKNKQPMPVNIRASMQQQQQLASARNRRLAQQMENRPSVQAALKLKQTLYASPDSGCGRICPSCGWASGGRCHATSLKQRLGKSNIQARLGRPIGALARGAIGGRGLPIIQRGLPRGGLRGGRATRTLLRGGMSLRGQNLLRGGRAVAPRMGLRRGGVRGRGGPGRGGLGRGAMGRGGIGGRGRGMIGRGRGGFGGRGRGRGRGRGALARPVLTKEQLDNQLDAYMSKTKGHLDAELDAYMAQTDPETND, encoded by the exons ATGGCTGCACAGTCAGCGCCGAAAGTTGTGCTAAAAAGCACCACCAAGATGTCTCTAAATGAGCG CTTTACTAATATGCTGAAGAACAAACAGCCGATGCCAGTGAATATTCGAGCTTCGATGCAGCAACAACAGCAGCTAGCCAGTGCCAGAAACAGAAGACTGGCCCAGCAGATGGAGAATAGACCCTCTGTCCAGGCAGCATTAAAACTTAAGCAG ACTTTATATGCAAGTCCGGACAGTGGCTGTGGAAGGATATGTCCAAGCTGTGGCTGGGCGTCTGGAGGGCGGTGCCATGCAACT AGCTTAAAGCAGCGCCTGGGTAAGAGTAACATCCAGGCACGGTTAGGCCGACCCATAGGGGCCCTGGCCAGGGGAGCAATCGGAGGACGAGGCCTGCCCATAATCCAGAGAGGCTTGCCCAGAGGAGGACTACGTGGGGGACGTGCCACAAGAACCCTACTTAGGGGCGGGATGTCGCTCCGAG GTCAAAACCTGCTCCGAGGTGGACGAGCCGTAGCTCCCCGAATGGGCTTAAGAAGAGGTGGTGTTCGAGGTCGTGGAGGTCCTGGGAGAGGGGGCCTAGGGCGTGGAGCTATGGGTCGTGGCGGAATCGGTGGTAGAG GTCGGGGTATGATAGGTCGGGGAAGAGGGGGCtttggaggcagaggcagaggccgTGGACGAGGGAGAGGTGCCCTTGCTCGCCCCGTACTGACCAAGGAGCAGCTGGACAACCAGTTGGATGCATACATGTCGAAAACGAAAGGACACCTGGATGCTGAGTTGGATGCCTACATGGCACAGACAGATCCTGAAACCAATGATTGA
- the CHTOP gene encoding chromatin target of PRMT1 protein isoform X7 — protein sequence MAAQSAPKVVLKSTTKMSLNERFTNMLKNKQPMPVNIRASMQQQQQLASARNRRLAQQMENRPSVQAALKLKQSLKQRLGKSNIQARLGRPIGALARGAIGGRGLPIIQRGLPRGGLRGGRATRTLLRGGMSLRGRGMIGRGRGGFGGRGRGRGRGRGALARPVLTKEQLDNQLDAYMSKTKGHLDAELDAYMAQTDPETND from the exons ATGGCTGCACAGTCAGCGCCGAAAGTTGTGCTAAAAAGCACCACCAAGATGTCTCTAAATGAGCG CTTTACTAATATGCTGAAGAACAAACAGCCGATGCCAGTGAATATTCGAGCTTCGATGCAGCAACAACAGCAGCTAGCCAGTGCCAGAAACAGAAGACTGGCCCAGCAGATGGAGAATAGACCCTCTGTCCAGGCAGCATTAAAACTTAAGCAG AGCTTAAAGCAGCGCCTGGGTAAGAGTAACATCCAGGCACGGTTAGGCCGACCCATAGGGGCCCTGGCCAGGGGAGCAATCGGAGGACGAGGCCTGCCCATAATCCAGAGAGGCTTGCCCAGAGGAGGACTACGTGGGGGACGTGCCACAAGAACCCTACTTAGGGGCGGGATGTCGCTCCGAG GTCGGGGTATGATAGGTCGGGGAAGAGGGGGCtttggaggcagaggcagaggccgTGGACGAGGGAGAGGTGCCCTTGCTCGCCCCGTACTGACCAAGGAGCAGCTGGACAACCAGTTGGATGCATACATGTCGAAAACGAAAGGACACCTGGATGCTGAGTTGGATGCCTACATGGCACAGACAGATCCTGAAACCAATGATTGA
- the CHTOP gene encoding chromatin target of PRMT1 protein isoform X6 translates to MAAQSAPKVVLKSTTKMSLNERFTNMLKNKQPMPVNIRASMQQQQQLASARNRRLAQQMENRPSVQAALKLKQKSLKQRLGKSNIQARLGRPIGALARGAIGGRGLPIIQRGLPRGGLRGGRATRTLLRGGMSLRGRGMIGRGRGGFGGRGRGRGRGRGALARPVLTKEQLDNQLDAYMSKTKGHLDAELDAYMAQTDPETND, encoded by the exons ATGGCTGCACAGTCAGCGCCGAAAGTTGTGCTAAAAAGCACCACCAAGATGTCTCTAAATGAGCG CTTTACTAATATGCTGAAGAACAAACAGCCGATGCCAGTGAATATTCGAGCTTCGATGCAGCAACAACAGCAGCTAGCCAGTGCCAGAAACAGAAGACTGGCCCAGCAGATGGAGAATAGACCCTCTGTCCAGGCAGCATTAAAACTTAAGCAG AAGAGCTTAAAGCAGCGCCTGGGTAAGAGTAACATCCAGGCACGGTTAGGCCGACCCATAGGGGCCCTGGCCAGGGGAGCAATCGGAGGACGAGGCCTGCCCATAATCCAGAGAGGCTTGCCCAGAGGAGGACTACGTGGGGGACGTGCCACAAGAACCCTACTTAGGGGCGGGATGTCGCTCCGAG GTCGGGGTATGATAGGTCGGGGAAGAGGGGGCtttggaggcagaggcagaggccgTGGACGAGGGAGAGGTGCCCTTGCTCGCCCCGTACTGACCAAGGAGCAGCTGGACAACCAGTTGGATGCATACATGTCGAAAACGAAAGGACACCTGGATGCTGAGTTGGATGCCTACATGGCACAGACAGATCCTGAAACCAATGATTGA
- the S100A1 gene encoding protein S100-A1, whose amino-acid sequence MGSELETAMETLISVFHAHSGKEGDKYKLSKKELKELLQTELSGFLDAQKDADAVDKVMKELDENGDGEVDFQEYVVLVAALTVACNNFFWENS is encoded by the exons ATGGGCTCTGAGCTGGAGACGGCGATGGAGACTCTCATCAGTGTGTTCCACGCCCACTCGGGCAAGGAAGGGGACAAGTACAAGCTGAGCaagaaggagctgaaagagctgcTGCAGACCGAGCTCTCCGGCTTCCTGGAC GCCCAGAAGGATGCAGATGCTGTGGACAAGGTGATGAAGGAGCTAGACGAGAACGGAGATGGGGAGGTGGACTTCCAGGAGTACGTGGTGCTGGTGGCTGCCCTCACAGTGGCCTGTAACAACTTCTTCTGGGAGAACAGTTGA